From Stegostoma tigrinum isolate sSteTig4 chromosome 4, sSteTig4.hap1, whole genome shotgun sequence, a single genomic window includes:
- the LOC125452530 gene encoding histone H3.3A: protein MARTKQTARKSTGGKAPRKQLATKAARKSAPSTGGVKKPHRYRPGTVALREIRRYQKSTELLIRKLPFQRLVREIAQDFKTDLRFQSAAIGALQEASEAYLVGLFEDTNLCAIHAKRVTIMPKDIQLARRIRGERA from the exons ATGGCTCGTACTAAGCAAACTGCTCGTAAATCCACTGGTGGCAAGGCACCAAGGAAGCAGCTGGCAACTAAAGCTGCCCGTAAAAGTGCCCCATCCACTGGTGGTGTGAAGAAGCCTCATCGTTACCG CCCAGGGACTGTGGCCCTGCGAGAAATCAGACGCTACCAAAAATCCACTGAGCTTCTGATCCGCAAGTTACCCTTCCAGCGTCTTGTCCGCGAAATTGCTCAGGACTTCAAGACGGATCTGCGCTTCCAAAGTGCTGCCATTGGTGCCCTGCAG GAAGCAAGTGAAGCCTACCTGGTGGGACTGTTCGAAGACACCAACCTTTGCGCTATCCATGCTAAGCGTGTGACGATAATGCCAAAAGACATCCAGCTAGCTCGCCGCATTCGCGGGGAGCGAGCTTAA